A window of Hyperolius riggenbachi isolate aHypRig1 chromosome 1, aHypRig1.pri, whole genome shotgun sequence contains these coding sequences:
- the LOC137561577 gene encoding uncharacterized protein C8orf88-like → MACRTGGHIPSHGGLPLWEGWSQFLSNDMEVKKFIGKSLHPARPIRRFVPKKAPLLMVNFRAECKDCYKEDFMEHYNLWCSFNEMMNPKPEAIPEKKLKAGRITYSRDFLLQVSGLSREAQTFQNVNRGEVRFYNGQTFTN, encoded by the coding sequence ATGGCATGCAGGACCGGCGGACACATCCCAAGCCATGGCGGGCTGCCACTGTGGGAAGGTTGGAGCCAATTTCTCAGCAATGACATGGAAGTAAAAAAATTCATAGGCAAATCTCTTCATCCAGCTAGACCCATTCGTCGCTTTGTACCCAAAAAGGCTCCCCTACTTATGGTGAATTTTCGGGCTGAATGTAAGGATTGCTATAAGGAAGACTTTATGGAGCACTACAATCTGTGGTGCTCATTCAATGAGATGATGAATCCCAAACCGGAAGCAATCCCAGAGAAAAAGCTGAAAGCAGGCCGGATTACTTACTCCAGAGACTTTCTCCTCCAAGTATCGGGGTTGTCCAGAGAAGCCcaaacatttcagaatgtaaatcggggagaagtaagattttacaatgggcaaacatttacTAACTAA